One stretch of Roseimicrobium sp. ORNL1 DNA includes these proteins:
- a CDS encoding LysR family transcriptional regulator, with product MDAKPMEWLNYHHLRYFWSVAKEGSMRAAAEKLGVSQPSISTQIHQLEESLGTELFRKKGRTLVLTDTGRTVFNYAEEIFALGRDLLGAVRHGPLSRLAPFHVGLTDTLPKLAAAEILRPVFQLPQPVRAVCHEDDLEDLLPMLATHRLDIILADEPSPSSAKFKTFNHSLGTCGVTLCAPPKVAARLRQGFPKSLDRAPALLPAEHSPLRRILDPWFDEHQVRPEVIAEFDDPALMQVFALDAPGFFPLHAVAVDEAVKRYGFRTIATLEGVRSEFFAITAERKLKHPATVAVTQNAQERLLG from the coding sequence ATGGATGCCAAACCGATGGAATGGCTGAACTATCATCACCTGCGATATTTCTGGAGTGTGGCCAAGGAGGGGAGCATGCGCGCCGCGGCGGAGAAGCTGGGCGTCTCGCAACCCTCCATCAGTACACAGATCCACCAGCTCGAGGAGTCGCTGGGTACCGAGCTGTTTCGCAAGAAGGGAAGGACCCTGGTGCTAACTGATACGGGGCGCACAGTCTTCAACTACGCCGAGGAGATCTTTGCCCTGGGTCGCGACTTGTTGGGCGCGGTGCGGCATGGACCGCTGAGCCGGCTCGCGCCCTTTCACGTGGGCCTCACGGACACACTGCCGAAACTCGCAGCTGCAGAAATTTTGCGTCCGGTATTCCAGCTTCCGCAACCAGTGCGCGCAGTGTGTCATGAAGACGATCTCGAAGACCTGCTGCCCATGCTTGCTACGCACCGGCTGGACATTATTCTGGCGGATGAACCGTCTCCCAGCAGCGCCAAGTTCAAAACCTTCAATCATTCACTGGGCACGTGTGGGGTGACGCTTTGCGCTCCGCCGAAGGTCGCGGCCAGACTGCGGCAGGGCTTTCCCAAGTCTCTGGATCGCGCTCCGGCACTGCTGCCTGCGGAGCATTCCCCACTGCGGAGAATCCTCGATCCATGGTTCGATGAGCATCAGGTGCGGCCTGAAGTCATCGCAGAGTTCGATGACCCGGCGCTCATGCAGGTGTTTGCGCTGGACGCTCCGGGATTTTTCCCCCTGCATGCTGTAGCGGTTGATGAAGCGGTGAAGCGGTATGGCTTCCGCACCATCGCCACGCTGGAGGGCGTGCGCAGTGAATTTTTCGCAATAACCGCGGAGCGCAAGCTCAAGCACCCTGCGACCGTGGCCGTGACCCAAAACGCTCAGGAACGTCTGTTGGGTTGA
- a CDS encoding TerC family protein gives MTGTWWIVFNVFVLLILALDLGVFHRKAHEVKTKEALVWTGVWVTLALIFCLLIYLGVVGGYDPVHRGEAALTFLTGYLVEQSLSVDNIFVIALIFKYFRIPAMYQHRVLFWGILGALVMRAIMIVAGVALINQFHWIIYLFGGILIYSAIKMWRSEEQHLEIEHNPVLKLVRKFFPVSPSLEGQNFFTRLPTGVKAATPLFVVLVFVEWTDLVFAVDSIPAILAISKDTFIVYTSNVMAILGLRSMYFALSGILHKFHLLHYGLAIILGFVGTKMVLADVIKIDTRISLAVIFAVLATSVIASLKWPKKEVEVPEEKADDVTAPPAA, from the coding sequence GTGACAGGTACCTGGTGGATCGTCTTTAACGTCTTCGTCCTTTTGATTCTGGCCCTCGACCTTGGTGTGTTCCACCGAAAGGCGCACGAGGTGAAGACGAAGGAGGCGCTCGTCTGGACAGGCGTATGGGTCACCCTGGCGCTCATCTTCTGTCTGCTGATTTACCTCGGTGTTGTGGGCGGCTATGACCCGGTTCATCGTGGTGAAGCGGCGCTGACATTCCTCACCGGCTATCTGGTCGAGCAGTCGCTCAGCGTGGATAACATTTTCGTCATCGCGCTGATCTTTAAATACTTCCGGATCCCGGCGATGTACCAGCACCGCGTGCTCTTCTGGGGCATTCTGGGTGCGCTGGTGATGCGGGCCATCATGATTGTGGCCGGTGTGGCGCTCATCAACCAGTTCCACTGGATCATCTACCTCTTCGGCGGCATTCTGATCTACAGCGCGATCAAAATGTGGCGCTCCGAGGAACAGCACCTCGAAATCGAGCATAATCCCGTGCTCAAGCTGGTGCGGAAATTCTTCCCTGTGAGTCCCTCGCTGGAAGGCCAGAATTTCTTCACCCGCCTGCCCACCGGGGTGAAGGCTGCCACGCCGCTCTTCGTGGTGCTGGTGTTTGTGGAGTGGACTGACCTCGTCTTTGCGGTGGACTCCATCCCGGCCATCCTCGCCATCTCGAAGGACACCTTCATTGTGTACACCTCGAACGTCATGGCCATCCTCGGCCTGCGTTCCATGTACTTCGCCCTCTCCGGTATCCTGCACAAGTTCCACCTGCTCCACTATGGCCTGGCCATCATCCTCGGCTTTGTGGGTACCAAGATGGTGCTGGCGGATGTCATCAAGATCGACACGCGCATTTCCCTGGCCGTGATCTTCGCAGTGCTTGCCACTTCTGTCATTGCTTCACTGAAGTGGCCCAAGAAGGAGGTAGAGGTTCCCGAAGAGAAGGCAGACGATGTCACGGCGCCACCGGCGGCGTAA
- the raiA gene encoding ribosome-associated translation inhibitor RaiA has translation MQLHLSPRNLKLTAAIHQYAAEKVLHLEDLAEEIMAAHVVLINDEAARAQKKFTVKAHLAVPGPDIHAQESGEDLYAALDKVTAKLARQLRKRHTALIDKKRQKKQRLKEAAKKRGA, from the coding sequence ATGCAACTACATCTTAGCCCTCGCAATCTCAAGCTCACCGCTGCTATCCACCAATACGCCGCCGAGAAGGTCCTGCACCTCGAAGACCTCGCCGAGGAGATCATGGCCGCACACGTGGTGCTCATCAACGATGAAGCGGCTCGTGCCCAGAAGAAATTCACCGTAAAGGCCCACCTCGCGGTGCCCGGCCCGGACATCCACGCCCAGGAATCTGGTGAGGATCTCTATGCTGCACTTGATAAAGTGACTGCAAAGCTCGCACGCCAACTCCGCAAGCGCCACACAGCGCTGATCGACAAGAAGCGCCAGAAGAAGCAGCGCCTCAAGGAAGCCGCCAAGAAGCGGGGTGCGTGA
- a CDS encoding VOC family protein, whose amino-acid sequence MFDHIGIFVSEPKRSVPFFERCLAPLGIHIVERQPEWDAVIFAGTSEFPFLWVGPARGDYYGASLSPSTHRPIHLAFTAPSKMAVDEFYALGLAHGGKDNGAPEDGGDGYYAAYLLDPDGNNIEAGIRNKT is encoded by the coding sequence ATGTTTGATCACATCGGCATTTTTGTCTCAGAACCCAAACGGAGCGTTCCCTTTTTCGAGCGCTGCCTGGCTCCCCTCGGAATCCATATCGTGGAGCGTCAGCCGGAGTGGGATGCCGTCATTTTTGCTGGCACATCAGAGTTTCCATTCTTGTGGGTGGGACCTGCCCGTGGTGACTACTACGGCGCATCCCTTTCACCCTCCACCCATCGTCCGATCCATCTCGCGTTCACTGCTCCAAGCAAAATGGCCGTGGACGAGTTTTACGCCCTTGGGCTGGCACATGGAGGCAAGGATAACGGTGCGCCGGAAGATGGCGGGGACGGCTACTATGCCGCCTATCTGCTGGATCCGGACGGAAACAACATCGAAGCCGGCATACGGAACAAGACCTGA
- a CDS encoding zinc metallopeptidase, whose translation MIWILFLGTLGLSLWASWRVKSVYRKHLQTPVANGMTGAEAAALILQRADIRDVQIFEHQEMLGDHYDPTNKRLVLSSDNYHGRSASAVGVAAHEAGHAIQHKVAYAPLHWRMAAVGVTTIASQIVMWLPILGLFTGMIKMPTMFMIMGVAWGVIMLFNLITLPVEFDATRRAKLVLNDLGIVRTQEEASAVSSVLNAAAWTYVAAFITSLAYMIWHLLPLLVGGRSSDE comes from the coding sequence ATGATTTGGATTCTTTTCCTTGGCACCTTGGGACTGTCCCTCTGGGCATCCTGGCGTGTCAAAAGCGTCTATCGCAAGCACCTACAAACCCCCGTGGCCAACGGCATGACGGGCGCGGAGGCTGCCGCGCTCATCCTTCAGCGCGCGGACATCCGGGATGTGCAGATCTTCGAGCATCAGGAGATGCTCGGCGACCACTACGATCCCACGAACAAGCGTCTGGTGCTGAGCTCAGACAACTACCATGGCCGCTCTGCCTCCGCTGTCGGTGTGGCTGCACACGAAGCCGGACATGCCATCCAGCACAAAGTGGCCTATGCTCCCCTCCACTGGCGCATGGCTGCTGTGGGCGTGACCACGATTGCAAGCCAGATCGTAATGTGGCTGCCGATTCTGGGCCTGTTCACCGGCATGATTAAAATGCCCACCATGTTCATGATCATGGGGGTGGCTTGGGGTGTGATCATGCTTTTCAACCTGATTACCCTTCCAGTCGAGTTCGACGCCACCCGGCGAGCCAAGCTGGTGTTGAATGACCTCGGCATTGTACGCACCCAGGAGGAGGCCAGTGCCGTGAGCAGCGTGCTCAACGCCGCTGCCTGGACTTACGTGGCCGCCTTCATCACGTCACTCGCCTACATGATCTGGCACCTGCTTCCCCTGCTCGTGGGCGGACGCAGCAGCGACGAATAA
- a CDS encoding Lrp/AsnC family transcriptional regulator, which produces MTATENSTLVPTEHTDPINAQILAVSEDQIKGFHKHPFQFVAEKSGLPLETVLERVQAMLSAGVIRRVRQTLLANKLADGGLVAWKMNSNDKLDAAFDFMFKEDPFSGHVVLRSTDREVSGSDFRLWTTVKVPQGKEISEHCDALKRLVGAEQYIIMQPKGIFALGVGHVRRKTMEIGSKADEPAEMITPDIVDLTQEEWDVLIAMKRDFKPEEIVPEIWAARAKEAGVSLDRFCEVARGFETKGILGRFSTFLEHVKPSQTGVRVTRFNALFHWRVPEGMQARAGSEVGRHDIMTHAYWREGGPRFANANIMGVVHGTDKQRVLEHKAAIDRHLESIGIPVLYTNVFWGGRSEIKPSEISPKVYAEWHTKWAGKADVI; this is translated from the coding sequence ATGACTGCCACTGAGAATTCCACCCTTGTTCCAACGGAACACACGGATCCCATCAACGCCCAGATCCTGGCCGTGTCGGAGGACCAGATAAAAGGCTTCCACAAGCATCCGTTCCAGTTCGTGGCGGAGAAGAGTGGGTTGCCTCTTGAGACCGTCCTTGAGCGCGTACAGGCCATGCTGAGCGCGGGCGTGATTCGTCGCGTGCGCCAGACCCTGCTGGCCAACAAGCTCGCCGACGGCGGGCTCGTGGCGTGGAAGATGAACTCGAATGACAAGCTGGATGCCGCCTTTGACTTCATGTTCAAAGAAGATCCCTTCAGTGGTCACGTGGTGCTGCGCTCTACCGACCGCGAAGTGAGTGGTTCCGACTTCCGTCTCTGGACGACGGTGAAGGTGCCGCAGGGCAAGGAGATCTCCGAGCATTGCGATGCCTTGAAGCGTCTGGTGGGCGCTGAGCAATACATCATCATGCAGCCCAAGGGCATCTTCGCCCTCGGCGTGGGCCATGTGCGCCGCAAGACCATGGAGATTGGCTCCAAGGCAGACGAACCTGCCGAGATGATCACGCCGGACATCGTGGACCTCACCCAAGAGGAGTGGGACGTGCTCATCGCCATGAAACGCGACTTCAAGCCGGAGGAAATCGTTCCAGAAATCTGGGCCGCTCGCGCGAAGGAAGCTGGAGTGAGCCTTGACCGTTTCTGTGAAGTGGCGCGTGGTTTTGAAACGAAGGGCATCCTCGGTCGTTTCTCCACCTTCCTGGAGCACGTGAAGCCCTCGCAAACGGGCGTGCGCGTGACACGCTTCAACGCACTCTTCCACTGGCGTGTGCCGGAAGGCATGCAGGCTCGTGCCGGCAGCGAAGTGGGACGCCACGACATCATGACCCACGCCTACTGGCGCGAAGGTGGCCCCCGGTTCGCCAATGCGAACATCATGGGCGTGGTCCACGGCACCGACAAGCAGCGCGTGCTCGAGCACAAGGCCGCCATCGACCGCCACCTGGAAAGCATCGGCATTCCTGTGCTTTACACGAACGTCTTCTGGGGCGGTCGCAGCGAGATCAAGCCGAGCGAAATCTCACCCAAGGTCTATGCCGAATGGCACACCAAGTGGGCGGGGAAAGCGGATGTGATCTAA